Within the Bradyrhizobium ottawaense genome, the region ACGACGTTCTTGCGCAGGATGGCGACGGACTCGGCGTTCGCCGGCAAATTCAGATCGCCGCGCGCGACCGCGAGCTCGGCCTTGCCGGCCGCAAACAGCGCGATGCTTTCGGTCGCCCCCTCGGTCGTGATCGGCGACAGCCGGATCGCGTTGCCGTCGCGCGCGAAGGTCTGTGCCAGCAACTGGATCAGCTTCTGGTCCTCGCTGCCTGATGGACCGACCGCGATCCGCAGCGTGACCGGACGCAGCGCGTAATAGAGCGTGCCGGCGCCGACGCCGAACGCCAGCATCCCCACGGCGAGGATCAGGAGCGCATAGCTTCTCCGCTTCTTTCGCGGGCGCGGCGCGGGATTGTCGTTCAGGTCTGACATGGTTCTGTCACGTTACACGAAAAGGCGTGGAGATGATCCTAAAAAACATCCTTACAGATCGATGACGTCACACGCCTGAAATATCCATGTCCTTAACGTCGGGTATCGAGAATCAACAGAGTCTCAGGGCCCGACCATGCGGATATTGATTGCGACCGACGCCTGGCACCCGCAGGTGAATGGCGTCGTCCGGACACTGACATCGCTGGCCCGCAGCGCTGCCACGCTGGACGCCGACATCAGTTTCCTCACCCCCGAGGGGTTTCCCTCGGTCGGGGTTCCAACCTATCCGGGACTGCGGATGGCGTTGCCGAACCGGCGCGAGATCGCGCGGCGGATCGAGCAGGCCGCACCCGAAGCCATTCACATCGCGACCGAAGGGCCGATCGGCTGGGCGGTGCGCGGCTATTGCCGCCGCAACAAACTCGCCTTTACCACGTCCTACACGACGCGGTTCCCGGAATATGTCGAAGTCCGCACCATGATTCCGGCTGGTGTCGGCTACGCGCTGCTGCGGCACTTCCACTCGGCCGCATCGATGACGATGATCGCAACTGCCTCGCTGCGGCAGGAGCTGGCCGAGCGCGGCTTTCGCAGGCTCGGCTCCTGGGGGCGCGGCGTCGACACCGAACTGTTCAACCCGGACAGTCCTGCCAAGCTCGATCTGCCGCGGCCGATCTTCATGACCATGGGCCGCGTCGCGGTCGAAAAGAATCTCGAGGCGTTTCTCGCGCTGGATCTGCCGGGAACCAAAGTGGTTGTCGGTGACGGACCGCAGCGGGCACAGCTCGCGCAGAAATATCCGGACGCGGTGTTCCTCGGCGAGAAAAAGGGCGCGGACCTGACCGCGCATCTCGCGGCCGCTGACGTCTTCGTGTTTCCGAGCCTCACCGACACTTTTGGCGTGGTGCAGCTCGAGGCCTTGGCCTGCGGCACGCCGGTCGCGGCGTTCCCGGTCACCGGCCCCAAGGACGTCATTGCCGATCATCCGATCGGCGCGCTGGACAACGATCTGCGCCGCGCCTGCCTGCGCGCGCTGACGATGTCGCGCGAGACCTGTCGCCATTTCGCGCTGGAGCGTTCCTGGGAAAACAGCGCCCGGCAATTCATCGGCAATCTGGCCGCGTTGCAGCCGAGCCGCGTGCCGCGGCCCGCGCCGCGGGCGGCCGCGCGAAGCGCCGTGCAGGGTTAGACGCAAACCAATTAACACCACAGAGACGAGAAGGCAGACGCATCATGGCAGAAATCATCAAGCTCGACGGCTCGCGGCCGCTGGACTTCGACCGCGAGACGGTCGAGCAAGCCTACGACCGCTGGGCGCCGGTGTACGACCTCGTATTCGGCGGCGTGTTCAGCAAGGGCCGCAAGGCCGCGATCCAGGCCACCAACAAGATCGGCGGCCGGGTGCTCGAGGTCGGTGTCGGCACCGGCATCTCGTTGCCGCAATACGCGCCGCATCTGCGCATCTTCGGCACCGATATTTCGGAAGCGATGCTGGACAAGGCCAAGAAGCGCGTCACCGAACTCGGCCTGAAAAATGTCGAGGGCCTCGCGGTGATGGACGCCGAGAAACTCGAATTCCCCGACAATTCGTTCGACGTCGTGATGGCGCAATATGTCGTCACCGCGGTGCCGAACCCGGAAAAGGCGCTCGACGAATTCGCTCGCGTGCTGCGGCCGGGCGGCGAACTCATCATCCTGACCCGGGTCAGCGCCGATGCCGGCATGCGCCGCTTCATCGAACAGCGGCTGCAGCCGGTGGTGCGTCCGCTCGGCTTCCGCACCGCCGAATTCGCCTGGTCGCGCTATGCGCAGTGGCTCGCCGGCGCACGCGGCATCGAACTCGCCGAGCGCCGCCTGGTGCCGCCGCTCGGCCATTTCTCGCTGGTGCGTTTCCGCAAGATCGAGGCCGCCGCGGCCGTGGCGTAAACGCGGGCGTTCCGCGTCATCGCGTCGCTGCGATCAGTCATATGTCATTATGATGATGTCACATGCCGGACATCGAATCCCGGTAAATTCAGCCCGAAAGAACTTTGGGGAACGACAATGATCAAGAATTTCCTGCAGGAACTGCGTACCCAGCGCTGGGACGACCATCGCTTCTATCATCACAGCCGCATCAACCAGTCGCTGCACTTCGTCAGCGCGGCGAGCTTCCTGTTCGCCTATGTGAT harbors:
- a CDS encoding class I SAM-dependent methyltransferase produces the protein MAEIIKLDGSRPLDFDRETVEQAYDRWAPVYDLVFGGVFSKGRKAAIQATNKIGGRVLEVGVGTGISLPQYAPHLRIFGTDISEAMLDKAKKRVTELGLKNVEGLAVMDAEKLEFPDNSFDVVMAQYVVTAVPNPEKALDEFARVLRPGGELIILTRVSADAGMRRFIEQRLQPVVRPLGFRTAEFAWSRYAQWLAGARGIELAERRLVPPLGHFSLVRFRKIEAAAAVA
- a CDS encoding glycosyltransferase family 4 protein, with the protein product MRILIATDAWHPQVNGVVRTLTSLARSAATLDADISFLTPEGFPSVGVPTYPGLRMALPNRREIARRIEQAAPEAIHIATEGPIGWAVRGYCRRNKLAFTTSYTTRFPEYVEVRTMIPAGVGYALLRHFHSAASMTMIATASLRQELAERGFRRLGSWGRGVDTELFNPDSPAKLDLPRPIFMTMGRVAVEKNLEAFLALDLPGTKVVVGDGPQRAQLAQKYPDAVFLGEKKGADLTAHLAAADVFVFPSLTDTFGVVQLEALACGTPVAAFPVTGPKDVIADHPIGALDNDLRRACLRALTMSRETCRHFALERSWENSARQFIGNLAALQPSRVPRPAPRAAARSAVQG